A stretch of Gossypium hirsutum isolate 1008001.06 chromosome A06, Gossypium_hirsutum_v2.1, whole genome shotgun sequence DNA encodes these proteins:
- the LOC107962834 gene encoding phosphoserine phosphatase, chloroplastic isoform X3: MATKKSAGDLKEAGLKGKKVFVRVDLNVPLDDNFNITDDTRIRAAVSTIKYLMGHGSKVILSSHLPGIEELVKKLKARNTDVYLISEGFRQMINHVASILGIPQENIFANQLLFGSSGEFLGFDVNEPTWRSEGKVTAVQQIRKVKGYKALVMIGDGATDLEGVCWNSQFGIQRLSAETRAASIYCGFWF, translated from the exons ATGGCTACAAAGAAGAGTGCTGGGGACTTGAAGGAAGCTGGTTTGAAGGGAAAGAAAGTGTTTGTTAGAGTTGATCTGAACGTTCCATTGGATGATAACTTCAACATAACTGATGACACAAGAATCCGTGCTGCTGTTTCCACCATCAAGTATTTGATGGGTCATGGCTCTAAAGTCATCCTCTCTAGTCATTTG CCCGGTATTGAAGAATTAGTCAAGAAGCTGAAGGCAAGGAATACCGATGTTTATCTAATTTCTGAGGGCTTCCGCCAAATGATCAAT CATGTTGCATCAATCCTTGGAATTCCGCAAGAAAACATTTTTGCCAATCAGCTGCTCTTTGGAAGTTCTGGGGAGTTTTTGGGATTCGATGTTAATGAGCCCACTTGGAGGAGTGAAGGAAAAGTTACTGCTGTTCAACAAATAAGAAAG GTTAAGGGATACAAGGCATTAGTCATGATTGGTGATGGTGCTACTGATCTTGAG GGGGTATGTTGGAATTCACAGTTCGGGATTCAGAGACTTTCTGCTGAAACCAGAGCTGCTTCGATCTATTGTGGATTCTGGTTTTGA
- the LOC107962834 gene encoding phosphoserine phosphatase, chloroplastic isoform X2 yields the protein MATKKSAGDLKEAGLKGKKVFVRVDLNVPLDDNFNITDDTRIRAAVSTIKYLMGHGSKVILSSHLMSNQKYKDQQFWSQLKEDQLSVQLPGIEELVKKLKARNTDVYLISEGFRQMINHVASILGIPQENIFANQLLFGSSGEFLGFDVNEPTWRSEGKVTAVQQIRKVKGYKALVMIGDGATDLEDFVRH from the exons ATGGCTACAAAGAAGAGTGCTGGGGACTTGAAGGAAGCTGGTTTGAAGGGAAAGAAAGTGTTTGTTAGAGTTGATCTGAACGTTCCATTGGATGATAACTTCAACATAACTGATGACACAAGAATCCGTGCTGCTGTTTCCACCATCAAGTATTTGATGGGTCATGGCTCTAAAGTCATCCTCTCTAGTCATTTG ATGAGTAACCAGAAGTACAAGGACCAGCAGTTTTGGTCTCAACTGAAAGAGGATCAACTATCAGTCCAATTG CCCGGTATTGAAGAATTAGTCAAGAAGCTGAAGGCAAGGAATACCGATGTTTATCTAATTTCTGAGGGCTTCCGCCAAATGATCAAT CATGTTGCATCAATCCTTGGAATTCCGCAAGAAAACATTTTTGCCAATCAGCTGCTCTTTGGAAGTTCTGGGGAGTTTTTGGGATTCGATGTTAATGAGCCCACTTGGAGGAGTGAAGGAAAAGTTACTGCTGTTCAACAAATAAGAAAG GTTAAGGGATACAAGGCATTAGTCATGATTGGTGATGGTGCTACTGATCTTGAG GATTTCGTCCGGCATTGA
- the LOC107962834 gene encoding phosphoserine phosphatase isoform X1, with product MATKKSAGDLKEAGLKGKKVFVRVDLNVPLDDNFNITDDTRIRAAVSTIKYLMGHGSKVILSSHLMSNQKYKDQQFWSQLKEDQLSVQLPGIEELVKKLKARNTDVYLISEGFRQMINHVASILGIPQENIFANQLLFGSSGEFLGFDVNEPTWRSEGKVTAVQQIRKVKGYKALVMIGDGATDLEGVCWNSQFGIQRLSAETRAASIYCGFWF from the exons ATGGCTACAAAGAAGAGTGCTGGGGACTTGAAGGAAGCTGGTTTGAAGGGAAAGAAAGTGTTTGTTAGAGTTGATCTGAACGTTCCATTGGATGATAACTTCAACATAACTGATGACACAAGAATCCGTGCTGCTGTTTCCACCATCAAGTATTTGATGGGTCATGGCTCTAAAGTCATCCTCTCTAGTCATTTG ATGAGTAACCAGAAGTACAAGGACCAGCAGTTTTGGTCTCAACTGAAAGAGGATCAACTATCAGTCCAATTG CCCGGTATTGAAGAATTAGTCAAGAAGCTGAAGGCAAGGAATACCGATGTTTATCTAATTTCTGAGGGCTTCCGCCAAATGATCAAT CATGTTGCATCAATCCTTGGAATTCCGCAAGAAAACATTTTTGCCAATCAGCTGCTCTTTGGAAGTTCTGGGGAGTTTTTGGGATTCGATGTTAATGAGCCCACTTGGAGGAGTGAAGGAAAAGTTACTGCTGTTCAACAAATAAGAAAG GTTAAGGGATACAAGGCATTAGTCATGATTGGTGATGGTGCTACTGATCTTGAG GGGGTATGTTGGAATTCACAGTTCGGGATTCAGAGACTTTCTGCTGAAACCAGAGCTGCTTCGATCTATTGTGGATTCTGGTTTTGA